Proteins encoded within one genomic window of Bacillus thermozeamaize:
- a CDS encoding acetoacetate-CoA ligase yields the protein MPREGALLWKPSEEWIGKTNLVAFMKWVEKHKGLSFPDYHALWRWSVDHLEDFWECVWQFAGIRSSAPYTRVLSERRMPGARWFPGSRLNYAEHVFRDRPEEEPAIYFRSERHSLKTLSWRELARQTARVARWLKSQGVQPGDRVAAYMPNIPETAIAFLACASIGAIWSCCSPDFGARSVLDRFQQIEPKVLFAIDGYQYNGKRHDRAEVLREVQRALPTLKQTVLVPYLNPDIAAEDFVNTIRWEEMPATEAPLTFEQVPFDHPLWILYTSGTTGIPKAIVHGHGGILLEHCKALLLHADIKPGDRVFRFTSTGWMMWNMLVSSLLVGAAIVLYDGHPLYPNEEVLWELAEKVDVTYFGTSAAYIGLMMKTGFRPNRKYRFASMRGFGSTGSALPSEGFLWVYQNVKEDLHLASGSGGTDVCASFVGGNPILPVHAGHIQAINLGVKAEAYDDDGNPVVNEMGELVITQPMPSMPLYFWNDPGNARYLDSYFDRYPNVWRHGDWIKFFPDGRSIIYGRSDATINRQGVRMGTAEIYEVVEAVDEVVDSLIVDLEMLGRPSMLLLFVVLKEGCSLTPELQEKIRAVIKEKVSPRHAPDRIYQVQEIPRTLNGKKLEVPVRRILLGHSLEKAVNIDSVANKEALAFFIRLAKELDEETKHKT from the coding sequence ATCCCCCGTGAGGGTGCGCTGCTCTGGAAGCCGTCGGAGGAGTGGATTGGGAAAACCAATCTCGTCGCTTTTATGAAGTGGGTGGAGAAGCACAAAGGGCTTTCGTTTCCCGATTATCATGCGTTGTGGCGCTGGTCGGTCGATCATCTGGAAGATTTCTGGGAGTGCGTCTGGCAGTTTGCCGGAATCCGGTCGTCGGCGCCGTACACGCGGGTGCTGTCCGAGCGCCGCATGCCGGGGGCCAGATGGTTTCCCGGCTCCCGGCTCAACTATGCGGAACACGTTTTCCGCGATCGGCCGGAGGAGGAGCCGGCGATTTACTTTCGTTCCGAACGGCATTCTCTGAAAACGCTCTCCTGGCGTGAACTGGCCAGACAGACGGCCCGGGTGGCCCGCTGGCTGAAGTCGCAAGGGGTGCAGCCCGGTGACCGGGTGGCGGCCTACATGCCCAACATTCCGGAAACCGCCATCGCTTTTCTCGCCTGTGCCAGCATCGGGGCCATTTGGTCCTGCTGTTCTCCTGATTTTGGCGCACGGAGCGTCCTGGACCGGTTTCAGCAGATTGAGCCGAAGGTCCTTTTTGCCATTGACGGTTACCAGTACAATGGCAAACGTCACGATCGTGCGGAGGTGCTGCGGGAAGTTCAGCGTGCTTTGCCGACGCTGAAGCAGACGGTCCTGGTTCCATATCTGAACCCGGATATCGCTGCAGAGGATTTCGTCAACACCATTCGCTGGGAAGAGATGCCTGCGACAGAGGCTCCGCTCACCTTTGAGCAGGTGCCGTTTGACCATCCCTTGTGGATTCTCTACACCTCCGGAACGACCGGCATCCCAAAGGCGATTGTCCACGGGCACGGGGGCATTTTATTGGAACACTGCAAGGCCTTGCTGCTGCACGCCGACATCAAACCGGGTGATCGGGTCTTTCGCTTCACATCGACAGGCTGGATGATGTGGAACATGCTGGTCAGCAGCCTGTTGGTCGGGGCCGCGATTGTCCTCTATGACGGACATCCGCTTTATCCCAACGAGGAAGTGCTGTGGGAACTGGCGGAGAAGGTCGATGTGACCTATTTTGGCACCAGCGCCGCCTATATCGGCCTGATGATGAAGACCGGTTTCAGGCCGAACCGGAAATATCGTTTTGCCTCGATGCGTGGTTTCGGTTCGACCGGGTCGGCCCTGCCGTCGGAAGGGTTTCTGTGGGTATACCAAAATGTGAAAGAGGATTTGCACCTGGCTTCCGGCAGCGGCGGAACGGATGTATGCGCCTCTTTTGTCGGGGGGAACCCGATTCTGCCTGTCCATGCGGGACACATCCAAGCCATCAACCTCGGCGTCAAGGCGGAGGCGTATGATGATGACGGGAATCCTGTCGTGAACGAAATGGGGGAACTGGTGATTACCCAGCCGATGCCCTCGATGCCCCTTTATTTTTGGAACGATCCGGGGAACGCGCGGTACCTGGACAGTTATTTTGACCGGTATCCCAATGTCTGGCGGCATGGTGACTGGATCAAGTTTTTCCCGGACGGCCGCTCCATCATTTACGGGCGCTCCGATGCCACGATCAACCGGCAGGGCGTGCGCATGGGAACGGCAGAAATCTATGAAGTGGTGGAAGCGGTTGACGAAGTGGTGGACAGTCTGATCGTCGACCTTGAAATGCTCGGCCGCCCGTCCATGCTGCTGTTGTTTGTGGTGTTGAAGGAAGGCTGTTCGTTGACGCCAGAGCTGCAGGAGAAGATTCGCGCCGTCATCAAGGAGAAGGTGTCTCCGCGGCATGCGCCCGACCGGATCTATCAGGTGCAGGAAATTCCCAGGACGCTGAACGGAAAGAAGCTGGAGGTGCCTGTCCGGCGGATTCTCCTGGGGCATTCGCTGGAAAAGGCGGTGAACATCGATTCGGTGGCCAACAAGGAGGCCCTGGCGTTTTTTATCCGTTTGGCGAAGGAGCTGGATGAGGAGACAAAACACAAAACATAA